A genome region from Chryseobacterium sp. G0186 includes the following:
- a CDS encoding TonB-dependent receptor domain-containing protein produces the protein MIRTVSFSLLVLGTALANAQKNKDTLKSQSINEVVITGSGYAQKIKDTPATISVITQADLKKRAYRDITDALQDVPGVFITGGGSTSDFSIRGAESGQTLILIDGKRINTRETRPNSDGPGIEQGWMPPLETIERIEVVKGPMSSLYGSDAMGGVINIITKKLTDGWRGSVGTSLIQQVHKESGNTYQIDGYTAGSLIKNLLQMKITGSYSDRNEDKFVGGFTERVIKAFGTEFSLTPNAKNTFKLNYDYNRQERNQNPGYSLAPNAKSSRNNYERNVLALSHKGDYSNFHTNSYIQYDNTNNPNRDMRYETFLAYSLNNFNLKDHVISFGAEYRYERLNDLGNKMKSENGDIVSRLTRWNWSAFAEGNWKLVEKLHLVTGARLDNDENYGSNFTPRGYLVWNATNNFTFKGGASWGYKAPGLRAVNPGWGQVTGGGTQDGVIIGNKDLKPEKSFNQEVTVMFEDNRKVINLSVTGFNTDFKNKLVEVRKCNNTEECKQFESLYNHLYDFISTRENLGKANSMGLEANLGVNVTKEVVLKANYTYTDTKIKSDEIPALYNKPYARIPKHMANVNLSWKANDSFEFWSRGNYRSESQPGVNRGKAQEYPIPSYFLWDLGTVYKLNKHVRFTFGVYNLLDKNIRNDASDPANNFGFRIDGIRYQFGANYFF, from the coding sequence ATGATAAGAACAGTATCTTTTTCTTTACTCGTTTTAGGAACAGCTTTAGCAAATGCACAGAAAAATAAAGACACTTTAAAAAGCCAAAGTATAAATGAAGTAGTAATAACAGGGTCTGGATATGCTCAGAAAATCAAGGACACTCCGGCAACAATTTCTGTAATTACTCAAGCGGACCTTAAAAAGAGAGCCTATAGAGATATAACGGATGCATTACAGGATGTTCCCGGAGTTTTTATTACAGGAGGAGGAAGTACAAGTGATTTCTCAATAAGAGGAGCTGAATCTGGTCAGACACTTATTTTGATTGATGGTAAAAGAATTAATACAAGAGAAACTAGACCAAATTCTGACGGCCCAGGAATTGAACAGGGATGGATGCCGCCATTGGAAACCATTGAGAGAATTGAAGTTGTAAAAGGCCCAATGTCTTCATTATACGGATCAGATGCAATGGGTGGAGTTATTAATATCATCACTAAAAAACTTACAGATGGTTGGAGAGGTTCAGTGGGTACAAGCTTAATACAGCAAGTGCATAAGGAATCAGGAAATACCTACCAGATTGATGGGTATACTGCCGGATCTTTGATAAAGAATCTTCTTCAAATGAAAATTACAGGAAGCTATTCTGACAGAAATGAAGATAAGTTTGTAGGTGGATTTACTGAAAGGGTAATCAAAGCTTTTGGCACAGAATTCAGCCTTACTCCAAATGCAAAAAATACATTTAAATTAAATTACGACTATAACCGTCAGGAAAGAAATCAGAATCCTGGATATTCATTGGCACCTAATGCAAAAAGCTCCCGTAATAACTATGAGAGAAATGTATTGGCATTAAGCCATAAAGGAGATTATTCCAACTTCCATACGAATTCTTACATTCAATATGACAATACCAATAATCCAAATAGAGATATGAGGTATGAAACTTTCTTGGCTTACAGTCTAAATAACTTCAATCTTAAAGATCATGTAATCAGTTTTGGGGCAGAATACAGATATGAAAGACTAAATGACCTTGGAAATAAAATGAAATCAGAAAATGGTGACATTGTAAGCAGGTTAACCCGTTGGAATTGGTCTGCATTTGCAGAGGGAAACTGGAAGCTGGTTGAAAAACTTCATTTGGTAACAGGAGCACGTTTGGATAATGATGAAAACTATGGCTCTAACTTTACTCCAAGAGGATATCTGGTTTGGAATGCAACTAATAACTTTACATTTAAAGGAGGTGCTTCTTGGGGATATAAAGCTCCTGGTTTAAGAGCCGTAAATCCAGGATGGGGGCAAGTTACCGGAGGTGGAACTCAGGATGGAGTAATCATTGGAAACAAAGATCTTAAACCGGAGAAAAGCTTCAATCAGGAAGTTACTGTAATGTTTGAGGATAATAGAAAAGTGATTAACCTAAGCGTTACAGGATTTAATACAGACTTTAAAAATAAGTTGGTAGAAGTAAGAAAATGTAATAATACTGAAGAATGTAAGCAATTTGAAAGCTTGTACAATCATCTATATGACTTTATTTCAACAAGGGAGAATCTTGGTAAGGCAAATAGCATGGGACTTGAGGCCAACCTTGGTGTAAATGTTACGAAAGAAGTCGTATTAAAAGCAAACTATACCTATACAGATACCAAAATTAAGTCTGATGAAATTCCTGCATTATACAATAAACCTTATGCAAGGATTCCTAAGCATATGGCTAATGTGAATCTTTCTTGGAAAGCTAATGACAGCTTTGAGTTCTGGTCAAGAGGAAACTATAGAAGTGAAAGCCAACCAGGAGTTAACAGAGGGAAAGCTCAGGAATATCCAATACCTTCTTACTTTTTGTGGGATCTGGGTACTGTATATAAGCTGAACAAACACGTTCGTTTTACATTTGGAGTATATAATTTATTAGATAAAAATATACGTAATGATGCATCAGATCCGGCTAATAATTTTGGTTTTAGAATCGACGGGATCAGATATCAGTTCGGAGCCAATTACTTTTTCTAA
- a CDS encoding PepSY-associated TM helix domain-containing protein, whose translation MKTLLKSLYRKRRKNESIIKYLMWIIHLWLGLLSSIIVFVMCITGCVYAFKNQITDFNNRDKVYISSSSGQVKNPDQIQAELLKHNKELTSLLIPDDSGRSYVVSYRENQLDKSTYYNQYTGEILGQPNVGSSRFFEVVLDLHRNLMMGNVGRQILGAGVLMFCVLLISGLILWMPKKLKFLKQGLTVMLKAKFQRLNYDLHNTLGFYIFLMLFFIAVTGLYVTYPWVKNGLIVSLGGSSIDNISKDQDSGDDPFGGLLEDMLQKQDEKKNLKNSALASIDKILKLSDQHLPYTATTSIELPNKENPRYVVIKTNTQNFLGMMLPDEITFDKTGVFKTKELFSDKPLNKQFTALAKPLHTGEIMGLPSIILYFILSLIGCSLPVTGFLIWWHRFRKMK comes from the coding sequence ATGAAAACATTGCTTAAAAGCCTTTACAGAAAAAGAAGAAAGAACGAATCCATCATTAAATATTTAATGTGGATCATTCATCTTTGGCTGGGACTTTTATCAAGTATCATTGTTTTTGTGATGTGTATCACCGGATGTGTTTATGCCTTTAAAAATCAAATCACCGATTTTAATAACAGAGATAAGGTATATATCAGTTCATCATCCGGACAGGTTAAAAATCCTGATCAGATTCAGGCAGAACTATTGAAGCACAATAAGGAATTAACCTCGCTGCTGATTCCGGATGATTCCGGGCGGAGCTATGTAGTAAGCTACCGTGAGAATCAATTGGATAAAAGTACCTATTATAATCAGTATACAGGTGAAATTTTAGGCCAGCCCAATGTGGGGTCCAGCCGGTTTTTTGAAGTTGTCCTTGATCTTCACAGAAACCTGATGATGGGAAATGTGGGACGGCAGATATTGGGAGCCGGTGTATTGATGTTTTGTGTACTACTCATTTCTGGGTTGATCCTTTGGATGCCTAAAAAACTGAAGTTTCTGAAGCAGGGGTTAACGGTAATGCTCAAGGCAAAATTCCAAAGATTGAACTATGATCTGCACAATACCTTGGGTTTTTATATTTTTTTGATGCTGTTTTTCATTGCCGTTACCGGATTGTATGTAACCTATCCCTGGGTGAAAAATGGTCTTATTGTAAGTCTGGGAGGATCATCCATTGATAACATCTCCAAAGATCAGGATAGTGGTGACGATCCATTCGGAGGGCTTTTAGAAGACATGCTTCAAAAGCAGGATGAAAAGAAAAATCTGAAAAATTCAGCCTTGGCATCCATCGATAAGATCTTAAAATTATCAGATCAGCATCTTCCTTATACCGCCACTACCAGTATTGAACTACCCAACAAGGAAAACCCACGATATGTGGTGATCAAAACCAACACGCAAAATTTTCTTGGAATGATGCTTCCGGATGAAATAACCTTTGATAAAACCGGAGTTTTTAAAACCAAAGAATTATTCTCAGACAAACCTCTGAACAAACAGTTCACCGCATTGGCAAAGCCTCTGCACACCGGAGAAATTATGGGACTCCCAAGTATTATCTTATATTTTATACTCTCACTTATCGGTTGCTCTTTACCGGTTACCGGATTCTTGATATGGTGGCATCGATTCAGAAAAATGAAATAA